The Fusobacterium sp. FSA-380-WT-3A DNA window GGAACTACTATTATAAATTTTGTAAAACCATATTTTTTATTAAGCTCCATTATAGTTCTTAAATATACATAAGTTTTTCCTGTTCCTGTTTCCATTTCTACAGAAAAATTATAATTACTTGGAGTTAAAGTTTTTGTTTTTGGTAAACCATTTTTTACCTGTATTTTATTTAAATTTTCTAATACTTCTTCTGGAAAAAGTACAAGTCCATTTCCTAATCCTAATTCATTTTCTATTGTACCTAATTTTAATTGAGAACCAGTTTGTTTTTCTACTGTAAATACAGTTTTATTCATTTCTTGGCCTGCAAATATATTTGTAATAGATTCAATAGCTTCTAATTGATAATTTAAATTTTCTTCAAATTTAATTTTCATCTATATCATCACCTATAATTAATCTTTTTTATTTTTATAATTCATAAAAAATTATATACTTCTTATTTCTTTTATTCCTATTTGCTCTAATTTTTTCATTGCATTTGTTTTATCTACATCATTTTTAAATGAACTATCTCTTAAAACTACTGTTGTTTTAAACTCCTCATCTATTTCTAATAGATTTTTATATTCTTCACAAATTGAATCTATTACTTCCATACTAATTTTTTTATCTAAATTAACTAATAATGTTCCTCCGCCTATTGAATAGAAATTTTTAGTTTCTACTATTGGAACTGTTAATTCTAATCCATATTTTAATAGAATTTCATATAATACATCTAATGATGTTCTATCTGATTTTATATTATCTATTGAATCAAATAAACTTTGTTCTAAATTTTCTGTTTCGCTATCCCATTCTTTTATATTTGATGAGTCTAATTTAAATACTTTAAATCCTATATCTAATTTTTCTCTATTTTCTACTGGTAAGCTTTCATCTCCTTTTATTTTTTCTCCTGCTCTTCTTATTCTTTCTTTTCCTATTTCACAAATATTTTTATATCCTGCTTTATATGCTTCTGATTTTTCATCACAAGGTTCTGGTAGTTGTATCATTATATATTTTCTATTTCCTCCATCTTCAGCATTAAGTTGCATTACTGCATGGGCTGTTGTAGCTGAACCAGAGAAGAAGTCAAGGATAATATCTTCTTTTTTTAAATCTGCATATTGAATTAATTTCCTAATAAAAACTTCAGGTTTTGTAAAATCAAACATTTTATTTTTAAACATTTCTATTATATCTTTAGTTGCTACTTGATTCAAATAATTATTTTCTGTTGCAAATAATGTATTTACATAATTATATTCACTTTTCAATTCTTTTTTATATCTTTTAAATATAAATCCTCTTTCATTATTTAAATGTTCTTTTTTAAATTTAATTCTTCCGTTATATATATATTCTTCTAATTTTTCTTTTGCAAAAAACCAAGCTCTTCCTTTAGGTGGAACATCTTTTTTTCCTGTATATGGATTTATAATAGGATAAGTATCCCCATCTCTAGGAGCTGTTGGATCAATACTTTTCCATTCTCCATTTGGATCATTATCTTCATTAGAAAAATCTGAAAAACTTTTCTTTTCTCCACATAATATTACAAATTTTTTACAATAAATACAAACATATTCATGCTGAATATTAATACCATTGTTTGCTGCACTTGTTATAGATTTAGTTTTTCTAATTATATCTCCTAAATAATTTTCTTCCCCAAATATTTCATCACATAATTTTCTTAAATTATGTATTTCATTTTCATCCATTGAGATAAATATTACTCCATTATCTGTTAAAAGATTTCTTGCTAACTTTAATCTAGGATACATCATATTTAACCAATCAGAATGATATCTTCCACTTGTTTCTGAATTAGTAGTTAATTTGTGGGGGGGGGGGGGGGGGGGGGGGGGGGGGGGGGGGGGGGGGGGGGGGGGGGGGGGGGGGGGGGGGGGGGGGGGGGGG harbors:
- a CDS encoding site-specific DNA-methyltransferase, encoding PPPPPPPPPPPPPPPPPPPPPPPPPHKLTTNSETSGRYHSDWLNMMYPRLKLARNLLTDNGVIFISMDENEIHNLRKLCDEIFGEENYLGDIIRKTKSITSAANNGINIQHEYVCIYCKKFVILCGEKKSFSDFSNEDNDPNGEWKSIDPTAPRDGDTYPIINPYTGKKDVPPKGRAWFFAKEKLEEYIYNGRIKFKKEHLNNERGFIFKRYKKELKSEYNYVNTLFATENNYLNQVATKDIIEMFKNKMFDFTKPEVFIRKLIQYADLKKEDIILDFFSGSATTAHAVMQLNAEDGGNRKYIMIQLPEPCDEKSEAYKAGYKNICEIGKERIRRAGEKIKGDESLPVENREKLDIGFKVFKLDSSNIKEWDSETENLEQSLFDSIDNIKSDRTSLDVLYEILLKYGLELTVPIVETKNFYSIGGGTLLVNLDKKISMEVIDSICEEYKNLLEIDEEFKTTVVLRDSSFKNDVDKTNAMKKLEQIGIKEIRSI